The region ctccgcggcatgtgggatcttcctgaaccggggcacgaacccgtgtcccctgcatcggcaggcgtactcaaccactgcgccaccagggaagcccagtacatgTTTTTAATGCTGTGAATGTGCTTCTTTAAATGTGAGACCTGCCATCATCTCTCCATTAGATACTTGCGTCACCCTTGCAGCCTAACAACGAATTAGGGTACTTTGTTGGCCTGCTTGTCTGATAGCCAGTGACATCAATGATTTACTTTAAGTTTCTATGTCTTAAAATGAGTTTTCATCAGcagcccccactccacccccctaCTTCCACAAAGCCACACCTTAAAGTTGCCTTATAAATCATATATTAAATCATCGCTGAAAATGTTGAACTAAACCGAAGTGAGAAGAGTTATACGGCATTATGTTTGAGATCTCAGTGTGTGCTATCAAAGATGTTTTCCAACTCTACAATAACTTGAAACCATCACGTGTTTGGATGCTCTAATTTCAGCAGAATAAAGATCATAAAtttggtcacacacacacaaaagtgggTTGGCTATTGCCAAGTTGTTTTCCCTGTAGGGGATGGCAGGGGTTTATCAGGCAGATTACTGAACAAATACTGATCAGGCCGTTCCTTATAGGCTGGTTTAAGATAACATTTGTGGGAGAGCTGAAACTGTCATTGGGTCTCGGTTTGGTGATGTGGGGCTTAACATAAGcgactccatttggggcctgttgtcttgctttgaacacaaaataaatgtgtttgGGGACCTCAGTTTAATCCTTACAGTGACGGCAGGAGGCACTATTTTATCCCTCCCACTTTTCAAATAAGGAGACTGCAGCCCTGGGGGATTCTGGGGTGAGTCTGAAGTTTCCCTAGGTTGGTGGGAGAGCCTAGGTTGGTGGGAGAACCCAGGTCTAAAGAGACACATGGGCGCAACTGTGACAGGGAAAGGGAAGGCACGTGTTGAGGCTGCTGCGTGCTCGGAATTGGGACATTTAAACTAGAGCGTGTGCACGGTGGGCATGCACGCGTGAGTCTCTGACCCCTGAGCAGTGAGGGGGATGCACCCCTGCCCTGTGGGATGGCTCAGAGGCTTCTATCCAAATGCTGTGTCTCAGATGCCCACATCCCTTTGCCCTCTTCAACTTCACCTCTTCTGGGACAGAAGCAGATGGCAGCCGAGCGAGAGAAGGTTGGGGCGGAGTTCCAGGCTCTGCGGGCCTTCCTGGTGGAACAGGAGGGTCGGCTCCTGGGCCGCCTGGAGGAGCTGTCCCGGGAGGTGACACAGAAGCAGAATGAGAACCTGGCCCGGCTTGGGGGTGAGATTGCCCAGCTCTCCAAGCTCAGCAGCGAGATCCAGGAGACAACTGGCAAGCCTGATCTTGACTTTCTCCAGGTGAGCCTGGCTTGGCCAGGGTACGAGTCCTTTATCCTAAGGCAGGAGGCatgaatttatccctcccacttttcaaatgaggaaacaagaATGGCGGCGAGAACAGAATCAGATCCTATGAGTTTAGTAGAATCACACATCTGGAGCCAAAGTGGACTAGAGAGAGGAGCGCTGATTTTCCTGGGGTTAGAGGTCTACAGGGATGTGATAAAAACTTTCTTGACCATGATCCACAATAACATCTCTTACAATGTATTCTATTATATACGTTGTGACAAAAGTCTCAGAAAATGACACTTACCTGTACTACATGTGATGCACTTTGATgtttttttattgtcttatttccttctaaaataaaTAGTCACAATCCACGAAATAAACTTCACAAGTCACAAATGGATCAAGAATGGTCATTTAAGTGAATTCCCtggactctgtacttccactgccgggggcctgggttcaatccatggtcaggtaactaagataCCACAAAGCCAtgaggccaaaacaaaacaaagcaaaacaggtCATTTAAAAGACACTAATCTGAGTGATGTCCAGGTGTTGCATAAGAGCTGTCACTCGTCTTGGGCGATGTTGAAAGCAGAGGCAGCATTGGGTCCTAGCCCTTGGCTCCAGTGATGATTCTGTAATAAATGGGAGCATCGGGAAGCTCTTGCCACCTGGGGCCCATGCAGGAGGTAGGGGGTTATACACCTGCTTCTTCccctggaaggagggaaggggccagttttattttctcaaagctgAATGCTGATTTGGTTTTCTCTCATTGTTCTTTCCAGGAATTCAAAAACACACTAAGCAGGTGAGTGGACCTAACGATACCTTGGGCCTCTCTAAGCTGgctcttcttttccacttagctTCCTGTCTTCATTCCCCACCCCTGACCTCTCACCTCCCGATGCCCCCAGTGCCTTACCTGGGTACCTTCTGAGACAAACATCTGCTGCCTGGCCATGGGTATTCAGCACAGGGTCAGGCTCTCCTtttcacctctccccacccagagGACCTCACCATCCTAAGTGTCAAGCCCAGTGGGAGTGGGACAGTGTTAGTGGGCCTTCCTCAGGGTCCTTGTCCTGCAGGTGCGGCAATGTGCCTGCCCCCAAGCCAACCACAGTCTCTTCTGAGATGAAGAATAAAGTCTGGAATGTTTCTCTCAAGACCTTTGTCTTAAAGGGGCTGCTCAAGAAGTTCAGAGGTAGGGACTTGTGTGTGGGGCTGGGCCCTGCAGtcctggtggtgatggtgtgtTTCTGGTGGTTTGGGGTCCTGAAGATGTGCCTTTCCAAAAGCTGTATGATAAAACAGGAACTAGGGTGTGTCAAGGCCAGACTGGTGCGGGGAGGCGGTGGTGGCTAATTTATTTAGAACCCCCGCCCCTACCCCAGGGCATGAAGCTTCCCCTGGGGACAGATGGAGTAGAGGGGCACTGGGGGCAGAAAGAAGGATGAAGAGGGAGAGCTCAGCTCAGAATGGCTCCAGACAAAAGAGGGGGAAGTGGGAGAGGTAGAGCTAGAatacagccccctccccacccccatgatcGGCCCAGCACTTGCCCATCAACTCTAGGGTATCTGGGGAGTGAGTGAACCCCCAGATATTTAACATTTACAGTGGGGCTGTCAGTGTCAAGAGGTGGTGTCACCGTTGTTGCCAAATAGAAATTTCCCATGTCATTCACACACAACCTGCTTTGTTTCTCCTCTTCAGAGGATCTTCGGGGAGAactggagaaagaggagaaaggtaTGATGGCTGTTTTAACAGCGAGTGCCCGTCATTTGGCCATGCAGAGACCCAGTGACTGTCTCTCGGGGCTCTGTGCATGGTTGGTTCCTTCTGCCTGTCCACCTCAGCAACTTTGCCATCAACTGCCCTTTCTTCCTCATCCTCACAAGTCTGATTCCTTCAGGCCACCGTGGGGCCCATAGGCCTATAAGTTGTTCCAGAGCAGGAGTGCCCTGCACCTTGAGATACTCAGATCAGGGAGTGCTTGTCGGTCACCTGGACAAGCCTCTCTTCCCTGTTCCCGCTCCCAGAGAGCTGGAGACCTCTCCTGGGGACAGGGATTGTGTGCAGGGGTCGGGGGAAGCAGGGGGAGACTGAAGACTGGAAGGGAGGTGGTGATCACTCCTGCAGGGCTCTGGGGTGAGTGGGATCTAACCCCAaggggaagggaagtggggaggggaggacacaTATTCCTGATGCTGATGTGACTGAGCTAAATCAGATCTTACTCGGGAAGAATCTAAACCAACTGAGTCAGACTATgtcctcctctgctcagaaccctgcCTCTCTCACTCAGTAAGGGCTGGAGTTCCTGCAGTGCTCTTGAAGGTCCTACGGGGTCTGGAGCCTCACTGCACACTCTTCCCCTGGTTCACTCCGTGCAGCCACACACAGTCCTTGCTGCTCCTGGAAGGCACCAAGCACACAGCTGCTTAAGGGCCTTTGCACTGCACCGGCTGTGCCAGGGCCTGGAACACCCTTCCCCCAGACAGCTGCATATCTGACTTCCTATCTCCTTGATGTCTGTGCTCAAATGCACCTTTTCAGTAAGGCCTTCCCTGGCCCCTCTAGTTGAAATTACAGCCTGCTCTCCTGATCCCTCTATCATGTAttgtctctcctcctcctcctcacagAAAGGAAGCTTCAGGAGGGCAGGGATACTCCACTGTGGGATTCTCAGGGCCTAGAACAGACCTGGAACATAGTAGCACTTGCAGCAAGTGtgcatattttaactttttattatggaaaatttcaaacatacactaAAGTAGAGAGAAGAGCATGACGAGTATTATGTACTCATCATACACCTTCATCAATTATTGACTCGTGGCTAGTATTTTTCATAAACACACCTACCCACTTCTTCCCACTGGATTATTTCGCAGCAAACCACAGATAGCTCTCATTTCCGTAAATATCTCAGTATGTTGTCTCTAAAgagatagactttaaaaaaaacataaaaccattaaaaaagcaaacacaaaaccaACATCATATTAATGATTCTTTCCAGTATCTAGTGTCCGAAATCCCCcacttgtcttttttcttaattttattttttcaattgaagtataattcatttacaatgttttgccaatctctgctgtacagccccaattttctttttttttctcttttgcgctgccttgggtcttcattgctgcacgcgggcttttctctagttgtgtgcGCGGGGTCTACCCgatgcagtgcacgggcttctcattgtggtggcttcgcGGGCTTCAGaaattgtggcttgcgggctctagagcgcaggctcagtcgttgtggcgcaggGGTTTACTTGCTCcacctgtgggatcttccagacccagggctcgaacctgtgtagcctgcagtggcaggcagagtcttaaccactgcgccagtaGGGAAGGCCACCCCACAGTCTTTTAAATTGGATTTGTCAATCTGTTTGAATTGAGATCCAAATCAGGTCCATAAATTGCCTTTCTGTGATTTCAACACCTACTTAATGAGGGGGCGGTGGGAGTGGGGCGATGGGAGCTGTGCAAGGACACTGCATGGGACGTCTCTCCCTGTCTTCCCCCTTCCCCATACCCCGCAGTGGAGCTGACCTTGGACCCCGACACGGCCAACCCCCGCCTCATCCTCTCTCTGGATCTTAAGAGCGTGCGCCTTGGACAGCGGGCCCAGGACCTGCCCAGCCACCCGCGCCGCTTCGACACCAACATGCGAGTTCTGGCATCCTGCGGTTTCTCCTCCGGGAGGCACCACTGGGAGGTGGAAGTGGGCTCCAAGGACGGCTGGGCCTTCGGCGTGGCACGTGAGAGCGTGCGCCGCAAGGGCCTCACGCCCTTCACCCCCGAAGAGGGCGTCTGGGCGCTGCAGCTCAACAGCGGGCAGTACTGGGCGGTGACCAGCCCTGAAAGAACGCCCCTCAGCTGTGGGCACCTGTCCCGCGTGCGGGTTGCCCTGGACCTGGAGGTGGGGGCCGTGTCCTTCTATGCTGCGGAGGACATGCACCACATCTACACCTTCCGTGTCAACTTCCAAGAGCGCGTGTTCCCCCTTTTCTCTGTCTGCTCCACTGGTACCTACTTGCGAATCTGGCCTTGAGGGGCATTGCCCGGCCTCCCTGAGGGGGTCAGTCGGTCATGGGAAAGCATGTTGCCCTCGGATGGGGCCTCCTGGTCACTCTGGGTATGCTCTCCAGATTCTTGTCCCAGGCTGCCTTAGAGGGGCTTCTGCAGACTACAGCATCAAAGACATGAGAATGGGCTGTTGGGGAGAAGGGCTCTGAGGTCAGTTGAGCAGGGGAAGAGATGCTTTGGACCCTCCTGGCATGTCTCCTGCCTGTTGTCCACGTGTGGATTTGGCCTGAGCTGTGAGGAGGTGGATGAGGACAGGAGCCCAGCTCCACCAGAGGTGCTTCCTATCACTGCCCCAACTCAGCAGGGCTTCTGGTTCCGTGGAACAAAACCAAGCTCTGGTCCTTTGCCATCCTCAGTTGCAAGGGGGGCAGGTTCCTGCCAGGCCAATCAGGATCATGATCCCTTCTGCTCTGCCTTCCTGTCAGCTGCCAGCTCTGCCTTCAGAGACCTGAATCTAGCTGGCCTGACGAAGTTGTCTACTCAGGGAGGATCACTGTACTTCCAGCTCAGTGGAGAGTTTGGGCCGGAACTGGTAGGAGACCCTTGAGGGTCTTGTACATGAGGGCAAAGCCCAGGGTAACAGCATATAGGCATAGCTGCCGTCCAGTGTGGCTTAGCCTGATGACAGAGTGTATGTACAACACATCCTTGGCCACAGTGACTGCTCCGTGTACTCAAGTTTGCCTAAACCCTTTTCAAGTGCCAAAGTACTGTCTCCCTTGGGTAAGGAGACCAAAGATTCTGGAATTTTGAAACTCAAGGCGGCACGTATAATTTTACAGAAGCAACTAACACCAGCATGGAAATGCACAGAGCACAGGCATGCCCCTGACAGACACTTCCTGGAGCTTCCCAAATGTATGCCAGCAGCAGAAGACCCTGGTGCCACGGCCTGCTCAGCCCGTACCCTGGAGGGTGTTATTCCCTTGCCTAATGGTTCCCCAGCTTCTGCATGGCTGGGCTTCTGGGAGAGTGGAGGTAGGCTGTTCCCTGCTTAGTGTGCTCCAGGAAAGGGGCATGGGGAGATGGAAATACAGACTGTGAGCTCATTTCTAGGGTGTCTTGGCTCATTCTTAACTCCCCCAGTCTGAATGCAAGATCACAGTTACGAGCAAAGGTTTCTGCCAGACTAGGTGAGCATGTGTGTTCATCTGTGTGAGGAACGTTTGCATGTGTGTTTAGATCTCAGATCTCAGGAGCGGGGGGCGAGGCCACGTGGATTTTGGAGAGGGCGTTTGTGAGCATGCGTATAGGGTTTAGGTGCAAACAGACATAGGTCAGTATGGTCACACCCTATTTTTGATTTGTAGTTGTAAAATATTAGCCACCCCATATTTAGGTGAAAGCCAAAGGTTTCCTTCCCCCACTACCTAGCTACCCAGCTAGATGAAATCCAGTCTCAGACCTAATTCTGTCCCGCACACATTGTTATAGATAGACGTGTTGGCATGCAGGGGCAGTGACCATCAAACAGTCTGATCTGCAAGCATCTTGGAGTTTCCATGCTCTCTGTCCCTGAGATACTTCAAGCACACTTTGCATACAAGGGACGGTAAGAGAGATGTTCTTGTCGGGGCAGGCATGACGCTTTTCTAGAGGCAATCTAGAGATATAGCACTAGGCAGTCAAAATCCAGTGTCCTGTGGGCTGGGGACAGGACCATTGAAGAGTCCAGCCTATAGCAGCATCCCAGAGGGTGAACCCTGTGTGGTGTTCATACATGGAGAGTGGCACGAGAACACTGTAGCCAATCAGTGTATTTGAATACCACTGATTTCCACAAGGAAAATCCATTTCTAACATTCACTTATTAATTAAATTGCCTAATGCTATCATCAAGCCTTAATGTTATCCAGGCTTGTATGGCTTTTGGATTGAGTAGCACAATTACCCTTTATATCATCTAACAACTGTGCTGAAGTATTGCAACACATTACAGGTCACGGAAGGTAGGGTGACTAGGTTCAGGTCTGGGCACTGCAGAGGTGGCTGTGTTTATATTTTCAGCTTTTGTGTTTGTGAATGTGATTGTGTGTATCAGAGTTTGCAGAATAACAATGTAGATATATACATATTCGAAGAGATGTAACAACAGTTACATAACAATTACACGTGGACAGTACGACAGATGTTCTCTCTTGGTCACTAGGGTGGTGCAGTGACTTAGGATGTCACAAGGCTGGTTTGAGagtatgcctgtgtgtgtgcattttcctcTCCCATCCTTTGACCATCATAAGATCTCTGAGATGTCTGGGCCTCTGAGAGCAATGACTGGCCTAACTTGGGTTCCTTCTGACTCCATCCATTCATTGGTCCTAGATCCTTGTGAGCTGCTGAGACGTGAAAACCCACATCCTTGAAACCAGACCCTCACACCACTCCTCAGCATCCAGACAAGAGGGCACCTAGGGGCCTTCCTCTGGCCTGGCCACCCAGTGACCTAAGTCATCTGGCCTTGCAGGGACCAAAGGGTGGGCTGGGCCATCAGACCAAGTTCCACCAACTACAGCCACAGTTTCTGACCATTTCTGGGCTAGGGCTCCTGTCCCTCACCTGGGCTCTCAATCACTTCCCTTTGTCCCGTGGGCGCTTTGGGGGGCCCCGATGGAACCAGCTCCCCCAAAATTCAAGACGGGCCCCTAAGGATTTCCTTTTCCTAATTTGCCTTAAGTTGCGGTAGGGGCTAGGGACCTCCTGTCCCGTTCTAGTCCTTCACACATCGACCTTTTGATTTTCCCACCTTTCTCTACCAATCTTTCCCTCCTGATCACCCACCCAGACCAGACCTGGATTCCTCTCAGGACAGGCATACTGACACCCTTTCTCTAGCCCTCCTCTCAGAGCCCCGACCTCGGACCCCTACTGTCATAGGACCTCTATCCTCAACAAGTTTTCGCCCCAGACCCCAAAGCCGGGCGGAAGACCCCAGGCCCTCCTCGTATTCAGCCCATTggtggccccgccccctcccgcagCGCGCCCCGCCCTCACCAGATCTCTCACAGCTTCCGCTCCCCAGCGGGCGCAACTCTCCTCCTCTGTCCTCTGGGCTCTCTCCCAGGATTTGCAGCTCGACCCGCGACACTGACACTGACGCCGCAGCTGAGGGGGCGGCAGCCGGACGGGGCGCTCACTGGCCGAGGGACGTGAGCCCCGCCTGCATGTTGGTGTCTGCGGCTGCGCGGTGACCAAAGCGGTGTCAAGTACTCGTGCGCAGAAAAGCGACTCGCAGTTGGCTCCATAGCTCAGGGGTTAGAGCACTGGTCTTGTAAACCAGGGGTCGCGAGTTCAAATCTCGCTGGGGCCTACTTCGatatttttccatccctctcTTCTGAGGAGCTGAAAATGCACACCCCAACACGAATTTCCGCCATTATGTGTTTTTGCCTCTCAAGTGCCCCTTAAATGCTTGCCACCCTTCGGTCCCTCCCTCCCGTCGACTCTCGCGAAGATCCAGACCCACTGCGTCCTTGGCTTTGAGATCACAGGTTCTGCTGGCCCCGCGCGCCTTCTCCCCCGCGACCCCTCTCTCGCTTCCTTATGCGCGCCCTCTCCGCGAGTTCACGGCGGGTCTTTCCGTTCCCCTCCTGTCGCTCCACTCGGCCAGGGGCTTGCCCTGGTCTCTAATGCTTTCTGCGTTGCTTGGGGGATCACCTGTGAAAgccctcccgcccccgccccctgggAATCTACTATTTTAGTCGAGAGTGGAGCGATGTTTAAGACCCCGCGTAGCTTGCCATTGGTCCCCGCAGGGGCTTCTTTAATGAGGTGGCCTTCCGGTAGGGCAGTCACATAGGGGTTGAAGAATCCCGGGAGTCCGGGACGCGCAAGTGCCTCAGCGTGCCCGTGTGGGGCGAGTCCCTTCGGGTCTTGATGGAAAGCCTGCCTTGTTGGATGGGAGCTGGTTTGTGTGAGGGAGGGAAGTGTGTGCCTCCTCTGCCACCCCCCCGACCCACCTCATTCACCCCTCCTGGGCGTCTACCCAGGTTCCTGCGAGCGGTTTTCTCTCTTTGGTGAGGAGACCCGAGTTCTGTTATCGAACGCTGATCCAAGCTAGACCTCACGTGGGATGGCGACTCGCTCAGGGCTTTTCTGAGGGTCCTCATCCGCTGGAGAGAGGGCTCCAGCGGTCTCGGATGATGCGGCGGGGCCTAGTCAGGGCTCTGCTTCTGCCAAGGCCCCCCGGATGGGTCATGCCCGCGAAGGCcacggcgggcgggcgggcgcccGAGACCTCCAGCGGGCCTGGTTCTGCCCATTGGGCAGGGGCCCCATGTTCACTGAGGATTTAGGGTCATTTTGTACACTTGACTTCCGTTAACAGAATAAATAAGTCAGAAGGTCAGCATGtattactgttttttgtttgttaaaaggaaaataaatagttttaaaaaaagactggaagcgAATGTGACAAAGTTACACTTTTTAGGCCCAGGTGTCACGAGTGTGGACATTTGTTTGCACTTCTCTTTATATAATTCCACAGAGAAGAGAAGCGAATGCTTGCAACACGGAGGCGGTAGTGACTGGGAGGCCAAGGACGCACAGCCGCCGGAAGCAGAGGAGAGCCCACCTAACGCTGAGTGCGCACGGGAGGAGGGGAAGACCACAGCAGGTGGGGATGGAGTGGGTTAGCCTCGTGGTCTCCAAGGAAGAGGCCGAGAGGAGGAGCGGCAGCGAGTAGAGAGGTCAGGTCAGAGGGCTGAGCAAGATCTCGGAGAGTGGCAATGGAAAAAATAGCACTTTTCCCCCCTCGGAGTAGTTTAACCaccatttgtctctctcttttgtaACAGCCATCCGTGTAGGGAATTTCTCTACTGgtggcacaaaaataaacttttgggTCCACTCTGAGCGGATTTTCGTGAACTTTGAAAGCAGGGATCCCGAATCACTGCTTTGTACTACTAAATAACCCAGTGGAACTGGAGGAGGAAAGCGCCCGCACAGCCCGGGGCCTCCGGTTCAGTGGGCGCGCGACTGTTCTGGGGCGATCCCGGGAGAACGCAGCTAGGGCGGGTAGCCAAGACACGCGGCCTGGGCgccgcgtgtgtgtgtgtgtgagcgcgcgCACCGATGCTAGCCTCGGGGGGGCTGCGCACCAACTACCTTGGTCGGTCACCCTTTGAGGGAGCGGGGTTCCTGGCCATCTCATTTATGCTTCTCATTTCTCACTTCCCTACACTTTCTGAATATTTTGCAAATAAGTATatgttgtttttaacattttcataaaaCGATAAAGAAAAGGCCCCCTCCCGCCGCCCCCTCCCGCCCATACCAGGCGCTTCACAGGAAGGAACTACCCAGGTTTCATTTCGTCTGTCGCGGCTCGGGACCTAGTCCATCCCGCGTCCCCTACAAGCCCGGCTCCCGGTTCTCTCCAGGAGCCCCCCGGCTCTCCCGGCTTCTGTACCCTGCCCTTGGGCCTCCAGACTTGCGCCTTATTTGGGATCCCCTGGGAGAGGAGGAGTCCCCAAAGTGGAAGGATGCCCCTGCCTGCTGCCCGAGTAGCCTTAGCAATGAGGCGCTCATTTGGATTCCAGGAGATCTCAGAGGGGCCAAGGGATACCGAGCTTTTATGCTGAGCGAACTATCTACTGCTGAGAGTTAACAGTTGACGCGAAGACGGTCGAACAGGGATAGGTTGGGCGTGAGAGACTCGGAGATCCAGAGAACGCTTTCATtataccagaaaaaaatgtttactttctcAGCGATGAAACGACTCCACCTAGAAGCATATCAAGGATTGAATCAGAAACTACTTCACCGGGTGGCTCGTTGGTCTAGGGGTATGATTCTCGCTTTGGGTGCGAGAGGTCCCGGGTTCAAATCCCGGACGAgccccattttttccttttttcatttaccTTCTGATAATTTCTTGTTATGTGGACAGGTTTCGTCCTGGACGGGCAGTGGGCATCACCAAGAGTTCCGGGATGGGAAAGAAGTGCAGGTAGAAGAGTGGGTGAGCAGCTTGACGGTGAGAGATTGGGTGCAGAGCCTTCTGTGGGCGTTTCCAACGATCTGGATCGTGGGACCATTGTTTCATCACCATAGCACTATGTATGCACTGTACTCACAAGAAGTTTTCCTAACTACAGATTTTCAGTAGTATTACGAAGAGCATTTACTGGGCCTGTTTCCGTAGTGTAGTGGTTATCACGTTCGCCTAACACGCGAAAGGTCCCCGGTTCGAAACCGGGCGGAAACAGCGTTAACCCTCGGCTGGCTTTCCCTTTTTGCTTCTTGAAATTTATTACTTTGGAGTAAGTTTGGTCCCAGTTCAGGATATCCCATCATCACCTCTTCCAGTTTTCCAGGGAGGGGAGAACCAGCATCTACGGCGCTGGGTTCCCCGACTCATCCTCGGGCCCACCCAATTTGCGGTCTGGGACTTCGGCGCGCCCTGAGCTGAGATATATCTCAGCAGGCTGGTGAACACAGTCCCATGCTCCGAGTGAAGGCGGGGCCCGCGGTTGAGCGTCCAATTTGCATAATCCTTTTTGTGATGAATGGGGGGCGAAGAAAAAGGGATAAACAAGCTGGCAGCGgtgggattcgaacccacgcccccGAAGAGACTGGAGCCTTAATCCAGCGCCTTAGACCGCTCGGCCACGCTACCCTGCCTTTGGCCACGGCTTGGGTGTTATTTTTCAATTTAGATAACACCCGCAGGGTCCTGTGGGAAATCAATTGTTGGGGTGGGTCTACAGGTCAGCAGAACCACACTCCAACTAGCAGAATTAGATTGCCCAGAGCCACCGGCGT is a window of Globicephala melas chromosome 3, mGloMel1.2, whole genome shotgun sequence DNA encoding:
- the TRIM7 gene encoding E3 ubiquitin-protein ligase TRIM7 isoform X1, whose product is MAAVGPRTGPGAGAEALALAVELQGEVTCSICLELFREPVSVDCGHSFCRACIARCWERSGAGATAASHKFSCSLPCPQCREPARPGQLRPNRQLAAVATLLRRFSLPAGAQGERGPPEAGAAGCAQHREPLKLYCQDDGRAICVVCDRAREHRAHAVLPLDEAVQEAKELLESRLQVLKKDLEDYEAFRSTEEKESKELLKQMAAEREKVGAEFQALRAFLVEQEGRLLGRLEELSREVTQKQNENLARLGGEIAQLSKLSSEIQETTGKPDLDFLQEFKNTLSRCGNVPAPKPTTVSSEMKNKVWNVSLKTFVLKGLLKKFREDLRGELEKEEKVELTLDPDTANPRLILSLDLKSVRLGQRAQDLPSHPRRFDTNMRVLASCGFSSGRHHWEVEVGSKDGWAFGVARESVRRKGLTPFTPEEGVWALQLNSGQYWAVTSPERTPLSCGHLSRVRVALDLEVGAVSFYAAEDMHHIYTFRVNFQERVFPLFSVCSTGTYLRIWP